A segment of the Cololabis saira isolate AMF1-May2022 chromosome 3, fColSai1.1, whole genome shotgun sequence genome:
ttttattcAGAAGCATTTTGGGGTCATTTGCTTGCATGAAGTCTTCATGCATTGTCTGAAAGTTTCTGGCTGCATCTGCACAGATGTGCTGCTTTAGAGAAACTTCAAAATCCATGTCTGTGTCAACATCAGCCTTGTTCAACATTTCATCAATGATGCGAAGGACCTCCTGGATGTAAGTATTGTGGTAgttggtttttcttttctttttgtctgttaCAGAGTCTTGGCAAGCAGCTATGATTTTGTCAGCCAATTTTTGTCTGGATTTTACATGATCTTGAAGATTAAACCAACCCCTGACTCTGTGTGTTATGTCTTTTATAAATCCTTCAGGTTTGTCTTTCAAAGCTTCCAACCAACAGTTTTCGAGGCTTTCTCCACTCAGAAGTTGACAAGCATGACTCCCTTTCTTTTCAACATTTTCTCTCAGATAGTGGTCCACGTCTGTGGAGACATCTATGCGTTTTAGTCCAGAGAAAGACATCTTACTCAGTGTTTCACTCCACATCTCATCAAACTCTTGTTCTAACTCTCCGTCTGTCATTTGGACATTTTTCTTTCGACACTCAGTAATTAATTCACTCACTGccttttctatttcttttgtgTGGTTCTCCTTGATATTTTCGACTTCTATCAGTCCCCGTTTGATATCAGCTGCTGCTGTGAGCTGATTTACAACAGAATTTTCCAATTCTCGACGAATGTTTTTTGCACCGTTTTTAAATTCCTCTTTGTATCCTTCAACCAGATAGACATGTCCATCTGTCTGCTTGAAGTATTCCTCCAGATTGTCAAGGAGCTTCGTCTCCCATTTAGACAGCTCTGTggttgcttcatgttttaactgAGGAAGGAATTCTTCCATATCAGATATTTGAGACTTTGCAGCAACTGTACCAAAGTTGGAAATCTTTGTTTCTGCATTGGAAACCCAGCTGTACATTGCTTTCTTGAATTCCCACTCCCATTTGTTGAACTCTGTGCAGAGCTTCATGTATGCGTCAGCTACAAGGCTGTTTCTGAAGCTGAAGATGAAGTTTTCGTGCTTCACAGCATTCCACAGACTGGTCATCCACTCTTTAAACTCCAACAAATCATGAGCAGATGATACACGCTCTCCCAGTTGTTGGATGATGTGTTTCTTGAGCTCGTATAAAGTCTTGCTGTACCCCACATTGACTGGTGCCATTGGTGGGTTTCCATTCCAGAGTCCAGGAACGTAGCAGTTCCCAGTGTCGGGACTGTACTCCATCACATCAGTGAAGCTTTTGTTTCCTTCTCTCTTTTCCATTTTGGCGGCTGCTTGGGTCATCTCATTTAACTGCTCCAGGAGCAGTTTCCTGTCTCGTAGGTTCTTCTCATGAGCAGAAACATCAGAGACGTTTTGATGAACAAACtgacattttggttttttgccCACCTCCTTCATCCGGAGGAAAGCATGAACCACTATTTGCAGAATGTCCTTCATTTCAGTTGAATTCTCCATTGCAATATTGATAATGGTGATATCACTCAGCCCCACCACAAGCGTTGCAAGCTCATTGTCATGCTCATAGCTGTGTTCCAGCTGAGCAAGTTCTGGTGACTTTAAGCCCTCGGTGTCAATGATCACCATGAAGTCACAGCCAAATTCTCGTTTGATGTCTTCATTGACTCTGATGAGCAGCATGAAGGCCCCCCGAGTACATCGACCACTGCTGACTGCAAACTGCACTCCAAACATGGTGTTGAGGAGAGTGGACTTTCCAGTGCTCTGAACTCCAAGAACTGTAACTACCCGTATTTTGTTTTCTGGAGACACCAAGTGATTCAGCTGAGTGAGAACGTCACTCACCCATCTCAGAGGTATGTTGGATGCATCTCCATCAACAAGTTCAAGAGGAAACCCATCAAGCAGCAACTGTGCACAGAGTTTGGGCAGATGTTGCAGTTGTTGACGTGATGGGTGTGTTTGTGGAAGTGAGAGGGAAGCTTCATAGATCTGACCCATTTCACGGAAGAAATGTTCAGTCCCCAGAGAACTGTTGGAAAGATGCCCATCAATTTCTTTCACTTCCTCTTTGTTTGCAGAATCTTTGCACTTTTCTTTATACAGCTCTCTTAGTGCGGAGAGTTTTAAACGAGAGACGTCATCAAGGTTCATTCGCATCCATTTCAGGAAATAACATCTTTCTATTCCTGGTCTGGATATTGCATTGATGAAGCATGTCATTGCTGGGGACATAGCACAAGAGTTCTGCTTTTTCCGGAGTTCCTCCTTCTGCTGCTTAAGTTCACTTTTGTACATTTCTATGTTCTTAGAGCCAACTTTTTTTAGGCGAAATTCCTCTTTTTCTAAGTGAGTCAGATCCTTCCATATTTGGCCTTGCAGAGGAAGTTGTTCATCTTTGTACAAAAAGAGGTCTTGAATTTCTTCAGTGATGGCATCTGCACTCTTTTTTCCAGCCTGACACTCTGTAGAGTCTTCATCAACCAGGATTCCCAGTTCATGAGCAATGTCAGCCATATTTGCTATTGGCATCTTCATCAGTGGGTTTTCAACTACATCactcactttttttctcaaacattTGATAAAATCTGCATCATTCTTCTGTTTTGTCTTAataattatgttgtttttagtcAAATCCAATGCAGTTGCTACGTTTTCCAGTGTTTCTAATTTGAAGTTCTTGCTCTCACTGTCTCCCACCAAGAAGATTTGAGCCTTCTGGTTTTGGTTTGTGAGAATTTTGCACTCAGAGTCCAAATGGTCAAAGAACACAAAAACTGCTGCAGATGTCTGACACAGAAAGGAGTATTGTGTTTCGAATGAAACAATGTCCCCGTGAAGATTAGCAACGGCCACTGGTTGATTGAAAAGATCGATGTCTGTGTTCCCACCAGGAAGGTGCCAGGTGATTTCTGTTACTCCGTTGGATATTCTTTTTGGACTGTCACCACCCTCCATGTTGTGGTGCACAAAAGTGTCGTGGTACTGCTGAGAATTGCTAAGAACCTTATTGAGGATCTCTGACTTTGACAAGGAGCAGTTACCCAGTCTCACAAAAGAGATCATTGGAACTTGAGAATCAACGATTCTCTCTTCAATGAAACCCTTGGATTGTGAAAGAGCTGGAGGTCTGTACTTCTTAACAATGTCTCTCATGGCCCACAGCATGAGCGTACACGGTTCTGTATCACAGCTGGGAAGCAGCAGAGGCACAGCGAACTGACACATCGACATTTTTAGTGCTATTTCTTGTTGTACAAAAGCATCTGAACACAGAAAGAGAGCAGTGATTATGTCGAGAGGGTTTACTGTGTCACCTGTGTTTGGACTGTCAAGTAGATCACGCAAATCTAACTTCCCTGATGAATCATCACAGTTCAACTCACAGACTGATGCACATTTCATATTCCTAGCTGTCACATTAACCATCATCAGTCTTTTTAGAAAATACCATGGGAGATCTGATTTACTCTTGACAGGAACATCAGTGATGGTCTTCTCATCAATCTCCAGGATCTCGCTGAGTGTTAGCTTCTCTCCGTAGTACGTAGTCAACCCCAGATCCTCCAACAGGCTTTTCAGTTTGGCGTCTGTGGAGATacagaaaattataataattttaGTTCTGTCTAAAAACTGCTGCAGACAGAAAAATGTCTGATGTGAAATAGTATTATAAGATATCAccttaaggcaaggcaagtttaattGTGTAGCACATTGTACTGAGGCTATGTCTCATGTTAAAGGGTTAGCCATCCTAAATGACTGGGCTGGGCCGGACTGGATAGTGCGTCAATGGAGCAGGATTGTCACAGATGAGCTGGATGCATCTGGTGACTACACAAGCTTTTCACGTTTTACGGACTTTGTACAAAAGGAAGCCAGGATAGCATGTAATCCCATTGCCTCGCCATTACGGTTAAGCCCCAAAGTCATGGATGACAGACTACCCAAAAGAGCCAATATTCTGAATACAAGTGCCCAGTTTAACAACTCTTCTGCAGGGATGCATAGAGCAACCTTTTTCAAGCCAAAACCACCTTGTCTGGTCTGCAAGGATGAAACTCAAGGCATAGCTAGGAGTCCTATCTTTGCAGAAACCCACATAGAAGGTAAAAGGGCATTTATTCGAGAAAACCAACTTTGCTTTGGCTGTTTGTGGAAAGGGAACGTCTCAAAGGACTGTAAAAGGCAACATACATGCCACACATGTGGCCGGCGCCATCCAACTTGCTTGCATGAAGAGAGGGAGAATGCATCTGTGGCAGCATTGGAGCAAAACCCCACTCTTACAGAAGATGCCGCAAGTCAGGAAGTCCATAATGTACTGTCCCACGCTGTGACTCAAGGTTCTTTCTCTACCTCTAATATTGTACCAGTGTTTTTATCATCAGCGGAAGAGCCGCATAAAGAGGTAGTCACTTATGCTTTACTTGACACACAGAGTGACTCAACCTTTATTTTGGAAGATCTACTCAAGAGCTTAACGTGAAAGCGCCATCTGTGCGACTAAAGCTAAGTACAATGACGGCTGTTGACACTATCATAACAAGCAAGATTGTACACGGTTTGCAAATCAGAGGAATTAATTCTGAATCCCATGTCCAGTTACAGAAGGCCTACTCTAGGGACTTCTCTCAGTGGACAGATCTCATATCCCAACTAATCAGACGGCACTGCAGTGGCCCCACTTAAGACACATAGCTGACAAACTATCTCCGCTGCTCGACTGCGAAGTGGGACTGTTGATCGGATATGAGTGTcctgtagacctccctgagctgacctcactcgttaatagagctaagtctaccatatgtatgttagaccccatcccgactccactattcaaaaaggctttttctcttattggtacgacaatactggaccaaattaacctatccctaagtttaggatatgtaccacaggctttcaaagtggcagtaattaaacctttacttaaaaaatcttctcttgacccagacaccttagctaattatagaccaatttccaaccttccatttgttgTACAGTTCCATCATCTCAGTAGAGGATGAGGAGCTGAAGTCGGTTGAGAGGGTGGGCATTATGGAGTGCAGGAAAAGAGGGGTGTCCAGATTGCGCAGGTTGCGAAGTTTAAAGATCCTCTCTGTGGGGGTGGGATTGGTGGATGGAACTTCCAGAGACAGTGAGACAGCCTTGTGGTCGGAGGCTCCAATTTCAAAAATATTAAGATTGGAAGCTGGTACATCTCCGGTGATGATGAGGTCTAGGGTGTGGCCACGTTTGTGGGTGGAGcccttttctcccactaggggagttttttcctgccattgtttatgtaatatttgctCGGGgggtcatgttcatgttctggatctctggaaagcgtctagagacaacatatgttgtattagacgctaaaTTGACACTGCCCGGCTGCTGCACACTGCACCACCGCCCTTTTAATTTCAGAGTCAGAAGGAAAAGGGAGCCGGGAGACCGCTTGGACTGAAAGCCCCGACTgaaaaagcccagcagaaaaCGTGGATCAGCACCTGAAAAGGCTTGCAGcccctccagacccggagccaagGGAGACGTGAGGCTGTGTTGTTGTTAGTCAGTTAATTTATAGTGGTTTAAAGTTAAATTGTGTTTAATGCAACTTTGTATGCATATTACTGTGTAACCCACCGACAGCTGCGGCGCCGGTGAGCTGCCGGCGAGATCTACCAGCAGTGCTGTTTGCTTGTTTATTTTTGAGGTCCTTTGTTTCCACGGAGCTTCTTTCAAACTCAAGAGAAACGGTCTCACTGCCAACATGGAGGTCTGTTACTTCTGGAGGACGAACATCTGTCAGAGGAGAAAACAATACTCTGTGTTCATATTACAGGATGCTTTTAGTTGTAAAACTTTCTGAAACGTGCACTTATCTTCCATCAGTCATGCTTACAGTCGGCCTGCAGCGAGGCAGAGGAGACTCCTTCATCACTGTGAGGCTCAAGGAAGGAATCCGGTGCATCAAAGAAATCCTTGATGAATGTAGAAAAAGTTTGCCTCTCATTAAATTAATCAACATAAAAATATATACTGTtcatgtgttgtgtgtttttttattttacctcttccCCCTCTGAGTTATCCATTGTTAAAGTCACACTCTCAGTGATGCCGCCACATTTGTTCCAGATGGATCAAACCTGTTCCACAGAAAGGTAACCTAAAACAATGTAAATTATTACAATATTACATACAAATAAATAGGCACAAAAAGTGAGGAAATTTGTGTTTGTAGatcatttctttgttgtaacaatgcttaTTGTCAAAAAACCTTATACCATTGTTTCCTGTTCCTGTTACATATAACATTTTAaacgtttatatttataatttttttaatttgttgtacaTTATCATTGTTACTTCATAACAAAGGTTGATGGGAGTGGAACTCTGTATAAGCCCTTAGGGCGTCGTTCCCTCCATgcgctttgtaaaaaaaattgtgttaaataaatacataaaaataaataaatcaatataacTAAATAGTGGTTATTCGAGTTAAGgtggtttttttttgctgttcctACTAGTATGTTCATATATCTCTGATGTTGTAAATGATGATGTTGCCAGCAGTTCAGGAAATCAGGGGCCCAAACCTTTTTAAGAGTTGTAAGAACTTACATGCAGATAAACCACATACGAATTACATCACTGGAGGGGCAGGTCATTCCTGTGTTTATTGCAGccatacagccactcagacatatacatatacacacgcacatacacacacatagcctcaaattcacatacacacacacgcacacacacagacatatacatacacacacacacacacacacacacacacacacacacacacacacacacacacacacacacacacatacacacgcacagacacatacacacacacaaatagccacacagacatatacacacacacacacacacacacacacacatagacatacacattggctggttcacctgcatgcttgctctgtagttttggggttaattagcggtagcttagctcagactgtgatcagatctccagATTTGGGacagttgctgctcgtgttttggccggttccgtgtctgttctgttttcttcttcttttttttggtttttgttgcagatttccagtgctcgacgtgaggCCTCCATGTgatcttgcttcctggtttagcagcagatgtcaccccccccccccccccacctcccaaaaaaaagacgcgtttgtatgtgtatatatatgtatattatatatattaaatatagtatagATATAGTATAGAGTATAAGGaaagcattgttacaacaaagcaATATTCCACCAAACACAATCTAAAGCACAAACATGGAGAATGTCCATCGATTACgataaaatttgaatatttcaaATTTAGTTTTCGCTATGCGCCCTCCCGGTCTACGTTTAACATTGAAAAGGACAGGAAGAATAGCTTCTAATATTGTGATTCTGAAGTCGTTTCACGTGGATATTCAGTATTTGAAATTACATGCGGGGGCTGAAGGAAGCCACGGCACAGATCTGCTTCCTGACATCTGAAATTGTAATGAAATTGTAGCTGtacaaaaaaggaaggaaaccaTTTAGCAGAACAACAGCACTCCCTTCCATTCGCCGGGGGTGAGAGCGCtgttacaattttactgtgtttttctccctagcccacttcctttcccccccaagtggtccttgttgcTTGCCAGGTCGTCATTGTTGATaagaaagtgttttttatttattttttttctcccttgtctgcacacatattaatgattgataccatgacggtagaaaccaaaagtatatactgtatatgtgcattattactatatttaatatatatacatatatatacaagtacatatgcgtacacatacataaatatacacatacaaacccagtgatttttttttttttttgtgacgacctccactgccaatccaggaagcaggaacacacggagacacacgtcaagcactggaaatctgcaacaaaaaaccacaaaacaaagcacgaaaccggcacggagccgaccaaaacaataacagcaatcgacctaaatcttgagatctgatcgcagtctgagctaagctatcgctaccgctacctaaacccaaaaactagagagccagcatgcaggtgaacaagccagtgtgtatatctatgtgtgtgtgtgtgtatgtatatgatcatgcgtgtgtgtgtgtgtgtgtgtgtgtgtgtgtgtgtgtaaatgcatgtgactaagtgactatatgtgtgtgtgtgtgtgtgtgtgtgtgtgtgtgtgtgtgtgtgtgtgtgtgtgtgtgtgtgtgtgtgtttgtgtatatgcatgtgactaagtgactatatgtgatatgtgtgtgtgtgtgtgtgtgtgtgtgtgtgtgtgtgtgtgtgtgtgtgtgtgtgtgtgtgtgtgtgtaataaaccaaacaaagctccacctgaagtgtatctatagtgggggagggggggagcaaccccgccacccacgagaccagaggccgacacggaagagcccggaaccggATAAGAAAGTGTTTTTAATGACTTGCctggcggacgcgtggggtgacggagccACAGCTCGCCCCCCCCTGCTCCGCGCTCTCTCTCTGCGCTCACCTAATTATTATTCTCACAGGAGTCAATTCTTCATGTATCGAGCAAtaataagcaaacaaataaaAGCCTTTCAGTgatattcactcagtctttgcAGATTGCGGCTCTATATATATTCAATATTGTAGAATATATATTTTGAAGAGAGAGTTCAAGAGGACGTGAAACCAttaatcctcctcctgtgggagatgaacctgGCGTTGTATGCAGCGATTCATCCCCGGGCCCGGGCCGCCAGAAGCTGCTGCATCATGCTCAGGGAGCAGGTTTACAAGTAGCTACCGTTAGAACAATCATAGACACACTCTGTCAGCAAGAAAATGTGAGTTTGTGGTAAATTGCTGCAAAGGGCCCGGTCATATGCCCGGCTACCGGCATAGGCCTATACGAGCCGCACCCGCTCATACACAAAAAGAATCTAACTCGTTAAATCAACACACCTCTCAtagatttttattatgtatattcCGTTTTTTTCCTCTGACTTAAGTAAAAGCGTAAATAATGTTTAATAATCATACCCATATTTCTTTCTGTATTGCCTAGTATATGACAAAACACCgcccgatttttttttatttatagaaAATTAACTAGTCTACAAGTTTAAAGAATTACGTACCTTGATAAATATCTCCCGTGCTGAATTACCACGTAGTTCAAACAAGTTTATCCTAAGATGAAGTTGTTCCAAGTACAACTCTCTCCCTTCTAATGTCAGCACGATATTGAGCCTCAGCTTTTACACTGAAGAACAAAGTTTCACTTTCATTTCCAAAGAAATGAAACGGAAATGAGTCAAAGTTCAGTTACAGGTCATAAAACCCACATACTCATTTACAGATGCAAGATAACATCACAATCTATCTCACTGTGCAACAATAACTGCGTTTTCAtaacttgttttttcttttcataacgAGCTGTTTTTTTAGAAAGGGAAATGAATTTGCAGTGCCTTgtgaaagtatttggcccccttgaaatttgtgaccttttgccacatttcaggcttcaaacataaagaaataaaactgtaattttttgtgaagaatcaacaacaagtgggacacaatcatgaagtggaacgaaatgtattggatatttcaaacttttttaacaaataaaaaactgaaaaagtgggtgtgcaaaattattgatcccctttactttcagtgcagcaaactgtgtccagaagttcagtgaggattctgaatgatccagggttgacctaaatgactaatgatgataaatggaatccgcctgtgtgtaatcacgtctccatataaatgcacctgcaccgTGATCGTCTCCGTTTAAAGcccagagagcatcatgaagaacaaggaacacaccaggcaggtcccacatactgttgtggagaagtttaaagatggatttggatacaaaatatttcctaagcttttaaacatcccaaggagaactgtgcaagcgataatattgaaatggaaggagtatcagaccaaatctaccaagacctggccgtccctctacactttcagctcatacaaggagaagactgatcagagatgcagccaagaggcccaggataactctggatgaactgcagaggtcagaggtcacctacagctgagctgggagactctgtccatacgacaacaatcagtcgtatactgcacaattctggcctttatgaaagagtggcaagaagaaagccatttcttaaaggtatccatataaagtgttggtttaaagtttgccacaagccacctgggagacacaccaaacatgtggaagaagctgctctggtcagatcagacgaaaatcaaactttttggcaacaatgcaagacgttatgtttggcgtaaaagcaacacggctcatcaccctcaacacaccatccccactgtcaaacatggtggtggcagcatcatggtttgggcttttcttcagcagggacagggaagatggttaacATTGATGGggagatggatggagccaaatacaggaccattctggaagaaaacctgatggagtctgcaaaagacctgagactgggacggagatttgtcttccaacaagacaatgatccaaaacataaagcaaaatctacaatggaatggttcacaaaaaaacatatccaggtgttagaatggccaagtcaaagtccagacctgaatccaatggagaatttgtggaaagaagtgaaaactgctgttcacaaacgctctccatccaacctcactgagctccagctgttttgcaaggaggaatgggcaaaaatttcagtctctcgatgtgcaaaactgatagagacaaaccccaagtgacttacagctgtaatcgcagcaaaaggtggtgctacaaagtat
Coding sequences within it:
- the LOC133440791 gene encoding up-regulator of cell proliferation-like translates to MDNSEGEEDFFDAPDSFLEPHSDEGVSSASLQADYVRPPEVTDLHVGSETVSLEFERSSVETKDLKNKQANSTAGRSRRQLTGAAAVDAKLKSLLEDLGLTTYYGEKLTLSEILEIDEKTITDVPVKSKSDLPWYFLKRLMMVNVTARNMKCASVCELNCDDSSGKLDLRDLLDSPNTGDTVNPLDIITALFLCSDAFVQQEIALKMSMCQFAVPLLLPSCDTEPCTLMLWAMRDIVKKYRPPALSQSKGFIEERIVDSQVPMISFVRLGNCSLSKSEILNKVLSNSQQYHDTFVHHNMEGGDSPKRISNGVTEITWHLPGGNTDIDLFNQPVAVANLHGDIVSFETQYSFLCQTSAAVFVFFDHLDSECKILTNQNQKAQIFLVGDSESKNFKLETLENVATALDLTKNNIIIKTKQKNDADFIKCLRKKVSDVVENPLMKMPIANMADIAHELGILVDEDSTECQAGKKSADAITEEIQDLFLYKDEQLPLQGQIWKDLTHLEKEEFRLKKVGSKNIEMYKSELKQQKEELRKKQNSCAMSPAMTCFINAISRPGIERCYFLKWMRMNLDDVSRLKLSALRELYKEKCKDSANKEEVKEIDGHLSNSSLGTEHFFREMGQIYEASLSLPQTHPSRQQLQHLPKLCAQLLLDGFPLELVDGDASNIPLRWVSDVLTQLNHLVSPENKIRVVTVLGVQSTGKSTLLNTMFGVQFAVSSGRCTRGAFMLLIRVNEDIKREFGCDFMVIIDTEGLKSPELAQLEHSYEHDNELATLVVGLSDITIINIAMENSTEMKDILQIVVHAFLRMKEVGKKPKCQFVHQNVSDVSAHEKNLRDRKLLLEQLNEMTQAAAKMEKREGNKSFTDVMEYSPDTGNCYVPGLWNGNPPMAPVNVGYSKTLYELKKHIIQQLGERVSSAHDLLEFKEWMTSLWNAVKHENFIFSFRNSLVADAYMKLCTEFNKWEWEFKKAMYSWVSNAETKISNFGTVAAKSQISDMEEFLPQLKHEATTELSKWETKLLDNLEEYFKQTDGHVYLVEGYKEEFKNGAKNIRRELENSVVNQLTAAADIKRGLIEVENIKENHTKEIEKAVSELITECRKKNVQMTDGELEQEFDEMWSETLSKMSFSGLKRIDVSTDVDHYLRENVEKKGSHACQLLSGESLENCWLEALKDKPEGFIKDITHRVRGWFNLQDHVKSRQKLADKIIAACQDSVTDKKKRKTNYHNTYIQEVLRIIDEMLNKADVDTDMDFEVSLKQHICADAARNFQTMHEDFMQANDPKMLLNKNKEKFCAGFKDVFHKRDQCRKKAEEFTEQCLKPAVEDFVYRSLGPNITEEMMRSQAFGTRTSFQGSVLLDLLSKEDFNRYMHCICNYEDYVKTWILEQIKEHFSDASKTSGYEEEHIKSSIKNIKHAMEKAKSEKSADLKTFVEHICKELDDKLVISQDALGAFMILNNADREQFAGWLTESVEKMEETLKKKFEDTSFERKLEHLRVNPQAELFTRVVGCGKQCPFCKVPCEAGGQDHTFHFASLHRPDGLGRWSCIHSEKLTTDICTSSVISDSTFSCSATNHEYHPYKFYRDIFPDWHIPPDGSLEASDFWKYVMNKYNRDFAEAYEARPADIPRSWKIIQNEHAKASLKNSFNIK